From Flavipsychrobacter sp., a single genomic window includes:
- a CDS encoding BrxA/BrxB family bacilliredoxin, translating into MYPIEIVAPMKAEVTDNGFTELLTKEDADNALTKEGTSLLFINSVCGCSAGTARPGVIMAVKNAAKKPDQILTSFAGFDVDAVKQAREYLLPYPPSSPAIALLKDGKVVHMIERHMIEGRPAQMIATNLLQAFEEHC; encoded by the coding sequence ATGTATCCAATAGAAATAGTAGCCCCGATGAAGGCTGAAGTAACTGATAACGGTTTCACAGAATTATTGACTAAAGAAGATGCTGATAATGCATTGACGAAGGAAGGAACATCATTACTATTCATCAACTCTGTATGTGGTTGTTCTGCTGGTACTGCACGTCCCGGTGTTATCATGGCAGTAAAAAATGCAGCTAAAAAGCCTGACCAAATATTGACTTCTTTTGCTGGATTTGACGTAGATGCAGTAAAACAAGCTAGAGAGTATTTATTGCCTTATCCTCCATCATCTCCTGCCATTGCACTTTTGAAAGATGGTAAAGTGGTACATATGATAGAGCGTCATATGATAGAAGGTCGTCCGGCACAAATGATAGCAACCAACTTATTGCAAGCTTTTGAAGAGCATTGCTAA
- a CDS encoding CHRD domain-containing protein: MKSFIQLATVAMTLLLTSQTATADHLTSKYLFAARMNGGQEVPAVTTNALGLATFYLNDTRDTMCVEMTATGLSGSITGIHIHEGEMGSNGAVVVDMMPYLSGNRLKGTITGSTLTQSFIAKMFAGKFYLNLHTAANANGEIRGQIVPEEDKAMTVMLNGMNEVPAVTTNARGIGVFMLQKHEGKLSIKVVVDGLSGTITGAHLHKGAAGTNGPVVENLTTMINGNTIMADVDPTAYLSDLKNGDIYLNVHTAANAGGEIRGQLMMQPYVQFDAMLDTAQETTAVTGMANGMGVASLRINYTFDTLWYDAQLNDLTGSIQAAHLHNGALGTSGGVVIGIPSGSINGNVISGMFTGADLSDSLMNYLLEGSIYLNVHTTANPAGEVRGQVYKTFREGYTYHINGAQEAPMVNSTASGTGMVSVDRDQTSAHYMMVVDNLTGFTAAHFHNNIAGQNGGVIYNLTPKYANGGIFGYWLDNEMTTPFTKGNSNQFRKDSVYVNIHTSANANGEVRGNTTRNLCNTIPTSTRTLGTISTVAKLYPNPTTNNAILDITLITPTTATISAVDMMGRKVWTATQNFTKGINRVNIPLNDAPTGVYFIQVTNKTGQMSFKLIKE, encoded by the coding sequence ATGAAAAGCTTTATACAATTAGCTACAGTAGCAATGACATTGCTACTTACATCACAAACAGCTACGGCAGATCACCTAACGTCAAAATACTTGTTTGCTGCAAGGATGAATGGAGGTCAGGAAGTGCCTGCTGTCACAACCAATGCACTTGGTTTAGCTACATTTTATTTAAACGACACAAGAGACACTATGTGTGTAGAAATGACTGCTACAGGGCTGAGTGGTTCTATTACAGGCATTCATATACACGAAGGAGAAATGGGTAGTAATGGTGCTGTAGTAGTAGATATGATGCCTTATTTATCGGGCAATCGTTTAAAAGGAACTATAACAGGGTCTACGCTTACACAAAGTTTTATCGCTAAAATGTTTGCCGGTAAATTTTATTTAAACCTGCATACAGCGGCAAATGCCAATGGTGAAATAAGAGGACAAATAGTACCTGAAGAAGATAAAGCAATGACGGTAATGCTGAATGGCATGAACGAAGTGCCGGCTGTAACTACTAATGCTCGTGGTATTGGTGTCTTTATGCTTCAAAAACACGAAGGCAAATTATCTATAAAAGTGGTTGTAGATGGACTTAGTGGTACTATTACGGGCGCTCATTTACACAAGGGCGCTGCTGGCACTAATGGTCCTGTTGTAGAGAACCTAACAACAATGATAAATGGAAATACCATCATGGCTGATGTAGACCCAACTGCATATCTTTCTGACCTAAAGAATGGTGACATTTACCTGAACGTACACACTGCTGCCAATGCTGGTGGTGAAATACGTGGTCAGTTAATGATGCAACCCTATGTACAGTTTGATGCGATGCTGGATACAGCACAAGAAACTACAGCTGTAACAGGTATGGCCAACGGCATGGGTGTAGCTTCTCTACGTATCAATTATACCTTCGACACGCTATGGTATGATGCACAGCTAAATGACCTAACAGGTAGTATACAAGCTGCTCACTTACACAATGGGGCTTTAGGCACAAGTGGTGGCGTTGTTATTGGTATCCCTTCAGGTAGTATCAATGGCAATGTTATCTCAGGGATGTTTACCGGCGCTGACCTATCAGACTCTCTAATGAACTACTTACTAGAAGGTAGCATTTACTTAAACGTGCACACTACTGCAAACCCTGCTGGTGAAGTAAGAGGTCAAGTGTATAAAACATTCCGAGAGGGATATACTTATCATATAAATGGTGCTCAAGAAGCTCCGATGGTAAATTCAACTGCTTCCGGTACAGGTATGGTATCGGTAGACCGCGACCAAACTAGTGCTCACTACATGATGGTTGTCGACAACCTAACTGGTTTTACCGCAGCACATTTTCACAATAATATTGCAGGGCAAAATGGTGGCGTTATCTACAACCTTACACCAAAATATGCTAACGGTGGAATATTTGGCTATTGGTTAGATAATGAGATGACTACACCATTTACAAAAGGCAATTCTAACCAGTTCAGAAAAGACAGTGTTTATGTAAACATCCACACCTCTGCCAATGCTAATGGCGAAGTTAGAGGAAACACAACACGTAATTTGTGCAATACAATACCTACATCTACAAGAACTTTAGGTACTATTAGCACTGTTGCTAAACTATACCCTAACCCCACTACTAATAATGCAATTCTTGACATTACATTAATCACGCCTACAACCGCTACAATAAGCGCTGTAGATATGATGGGACGCAAAGTATGGACAGCAACACAAAACTTCACTAAGGGTATTAACAGAGTAAATATACCATTGAACGATGCTCCTACAGGAGTATATTTCATACAAGTAACTAACAAAACAGGGCAAATGTCCTTCAAACTAATTAAAGAGTAA
- the gmk gene encoding guanylate kinase: MENNKVIIITAPSGSGKTTLVKRLLAALPELSFSISACTRAPRAGEIDGKDYYFITVDKFKEHIEKEAFIEWEMVYEGKYYGTLKIEFERIWKREHYPLVDIDVVGALNVKKQYPENSLSVFIKAPSVEELRKRLEKRGTETPETLEERVGKAEKELDYAPLFDKIIVNDDLETATVELISTVKTYLS, from the coding sequence TTGGAGAACAATAAAGTCATTATCATTACGGCACCATCAGGCTCCGGAAAAACAACACTCGTAAAGCGATTACTTGCTGCTTTACCTGAACTTTCATTTTCAATATCGGCATGTACTAGAGCTCCAAGAGCTGGAGAAATAGACGGGAAAGACTATTACTTTATTACTGTAGATAAGTTCAAAGAACATATTGAAAAAGAGGCATTTATTGAATGGGAAATGGTATACGAGGGCAAGTATTACGGTACGCTAAAAATTGAGTTTGAACGCATATGGAAACGGGAGCATTACCCGCTTGTAGATATTGACGTAGTAGGCGCATTGAACGTAAAAAAGCAATACCCTGAGAATTCCCTAAGTGTCTTTATCAAAGCTCCATCAGTAGAAGAACTAAGGAAAAGATTGGAAAAAAGAGGTACTGAAACACCTGAAACACTGGAAGAAAGAGTAGGTAAAGCAGAAAAAGAACTGGACTACGCCCCTCTTTTTGATAAGATCATAGTAAACGACGACCTGGAGACAGCTACAGTGGAACTCATCAGTACTGTAAAAACTTATCTATCATAG
- a CDS encoding DUF4920 domain-containing protein, translated as MKKTILAFAMATALVVSLQSCGSNEATEETTETVEEATPEFTAYGDEFDASTPISIADFTTSMQEKESMEGLVIEANISEVCQEEGCWMRVKNEGGDDIFVTFNDHQFVIPKDLMNNRVIIYGTGMKKTVSVADLQHYAADAGATAKEIAAITEPKDEIQINATGLLVY; from the coding sequence ATGAAAAAGACAATCTTAGCATTTGCTATGGCAACGGCTTTAGTCGTTTCACTACAATCTTGCGGCAGCAATGAAGCTACCGAAGAAACTACAGAAACTGTAGAAGAAGCTACACCGGAATTCACCGCCTACGGAGATGAGTTTGATGCAAGCACTCCTATATCAATAGCAGACTTTACTACTTCTATGCAAGAAAAAGAAAGCATGGAAGGCTTGGTTATAGAAGCAAATATCTCTGAAGTATGCCAAGAAGAAGGTTGCTGGATGAGAGTAAAGAACGAAGGTGGAGACGATATCTTTGTTACATTCAACGACCACCAGTTTGTAATACCAAAAGACCTAATGAACAACAGAGTTATTATCTATGGTACTGGCATGAAGAAAACTGTTTCTGTGGCTGACCTACAACACTATGCTGCTGATGCAGGTGCTACCGCTAAAGAAATAGCGGCTATTACAGAGCCTAAAGATGAAATACAGATCAATGCAACAGGCCTATTAGTGTACTAA
- the rfaD gene encoding ADP-glyceromanno-heptose 6-epimerase — protein sequence MQKEDTIVVTGAAGFIGSVLTGILNQKGFEQLILVDDFTKEGKAQNLSDKNYLQKIDRAEFPNWLAEHHNEIQYIFHLGARTDTTEMDYAVHKELNLDYTIKLWELCSQHNIPLVYASSAATYGGGEHGYKDDHNIVDQLAPLNAYGISKNEFDKWALQQNNTPPFWAGLKFFNVYGPNEYHKKRMASVIFHAYHQIKEKGTVKLFRSHHPDYKDGEQIRDFVYVLDVVNVCLWLMEHQPESGLYNLGTGEARTFNDLVRAIFKALSLPEHIDYVDTPEDIRDKYQYFTEADMSKLLSKGYDQKFYSLEDGVADYVHHYLDKDAYI from the coding sequence ATGCAGAAAGAAGATACAATTGTAGTAACTGGAGCTGCCGGCTTTATCGGTAGTGTCTTAACAGGCATTTTAAACCAAAAAGGCTTTGAGCAACTTATATTGGTAGATGATTTTACCAAAGAAGGTAAAGCGCAAAATCTATCAGATAAAAACTATCTGCAAAAAATAGACAGAGCAGAATTTCCTAATTGGCTTGCTGAACATCATAACGAGATTCAGTACATTTTCCACCTTGGTGCCAGAACAGACACTACAGAGATGGACTACGCAGTCCATAAAGAGCTCAACCTAGACTACACCATTAAACTGTGGGAGTTGTGTAGCCAACACAATATACCATTAGTATATGCCTCATCTGCGGCTACTTATGGTGGTGGTGAGCATGGCTATAAAGACGATCATAACATCGTCGACCAACTGGCTCCCCTCAATGCCTATGGCATATCTAAGAATGAGTTTGACAAGTGGGCATTACAGCAAAACAACACACCACCCTTCTGGGCAGGACTGAAATTCTTTAATGTTTATGGCCCTAATGAATATCATAAGAAGCGTATGGCCTCTGTGATCTTTCATGCCTACCATCAGATAAAAGAAAAAGGTACTGTTAAACTATTTCGCTCTCACCACCCTGACTATAAGGACGGAGAGCAAATAAGAGATTTTGTATATGTACTCGATGTGGTAAATGTGTGCCTGTGGCTAATGGAGCACCAGCCAGAAAGTGGCTTATACAATTTAGGTACAGGTGAAGCGCGAACATTCAACGACTTGGTAAGAGCTATTTTTAAAGCCTTATCCCTACCAGAACATATTGACTATGTAGATACCCCTGAAGACATAAGAGATAAATATCAGTATTTCACAGAAGCTGATATGAGTAAGCTATTGAGTAAAGGGTACGATCAAAAGTTTTATTCTTTAGAAGATGGTGTGGCAGACTATGTACACCACTACTTAGATAAAGATGCTTATATTTAA
- a CDS encoding TonB-dependent receptor, which yields MKKIGLAILSLLLATQVIAQSQTQTIFGTITDDASQSPLIGATIVLANNSSLGTVTDEYGNFRLVGVPIGRQAVQVSYTGYETRVIPDIIVTAGKEVGLNITLIESVKKLDEVTVVYNRSNDPDRTNNDMAMVSSRSFNIGDTKKYAGAIGDPSRMAANFAGVVSGNDSRNDIVVRGNSPNGMLWQLEGLNIPNPNHFGSLNSTGGPVSMLNNNNLAKSDFLTSAYPAQYGNALAGVFDLRMRNGNRDNHEFMGQVGFNGFELGAEGPISKKSRSSFLLNYRYSTLGVFQALGINFGTGAALPIYQDVNYKVSTGVGKKGKLSFFGIAGLSKIDLLGNEVDTSETNLYGSAYSDVRTTYSTTITGLAYEHNISSKTTAKLTLGYSTTSEEFTNDSISYVDRNIVLPKAEGNLKTKKLSAVLGLSHKINAKNSLKGGIYYDHTIFDLYNKVVYNGIINRTIVDQDGSLGLGQVYLQWKHRFNEQLSLVSGLHGQYLFMNNSVAVEPRVNLSYKLNNKHRVGLGYGLNHQMQSIYTYYVQTATTTGVQLTNKNLDFTRSNQFVATYDWNFAPKMRFKLEAYYQSLSNVPVEQRASSYSALNSGSSFIPDDEDSLVNNGTGTNYGVEMTVEKFFSNNYYFLVTGSLFDSKYKGGDGVERNTAFNTGYVLNVLGGKEFKLGKKGNNILSLNLKVATVGGRYFTPIDLQRSQAVGDAVFDRANAFSEKQNNYFRVDFKLSYRKEYKKSTLEASIDLQNVTNNKNIFSQGFDPRRNSIYSNYQQGFFPVPMVRYTF from the coding sequence ATACGGTAATTTCAGGCTTGTAGGTGTGCCAATAGGGCGACAGGCTGTTCAAGTATCTTATACTGGCTATGAAACAAGAGTAATACCTGATATCATCGTTACAGCGGGTAAAGAAGTGGGGCTGAATATCACACTTATCGAGTCAGTAAAGAAATTGGATGAAGTGACCGTTGTTTATAATCGTTCCAACGACCCTGATCGTACTAACAATGATATGGCCATGGTTAGTTCACGTTCCTTCAATATTGGAGACACTAAAAAGTATGCAGGCGCTATAGGCGACCCCTCGCGTATGGCGGCAAATTTTGCTGGGGTAGTATCTGGTAACGATAGTAGAAATGATATCGTGGTAAGAGGAAACTCACCTAATGGTATGCTATGGCAATTAGAAGGCTTGAACATCCCAAACCCCAATCACTTTGGTTCTTTAAATAGCACAGGTGGGCCTGTTAGCATGCTGAACAATAATAACCTTGCCAAGTCCGACTTCTTGACTAGTGCTTACCCGGCACAATATGGTAATGCTTTGGCTGGTGTCTTCGACTTGAGGATGAGGAATGGAAATAGAGATAATCATGAGTTTATGGGTCAGGTGGGTTTTAATGGTTTTGAGCTTGGAGCTGAGGGGCCTATAAGTAAAAAATCACGTTCCTCTTTTCTATTGAACTACAGGTATTCTACCTTAGGTGTGTTTCAGGCACTGGGTATTAATTTTGGTACAGGTGCAGCACTACCTATCTATCAAGATGTGAACTATAAGGTAAGTACAGGAGTAGGTAAAAAAGGTAAGCTTAGCTTTTTTGGTATTGCAGGCCTTAGTAAAATTGATCTTCTAGGTAACGAAGTAGATACCAGCGAGACCAACTTATATGGTAGTGCCTATTCTGATGTAAGAACGACTTATTCTACCACAATAACAGGCTTGGCTTATGAGCATAATATCTCTAGTAAGACGACAGCAAAACTAACTTTGGGTTACAGTACAACATCAGAAGAATTTACCAATGATTCTATTAGTTATGTAGACAGGAATATTGTTTTGCCTAAAGCAGAAGGGAATTTAAAAACAAAGAAGCTATCTGCAGTTTTAGGGCTTTCTCACAAGATCAATGCAAAGAATAGCTTGAAGGGAGGTATCTATTACGACCACACTATTTTCGACCTGTATAATAAAGTGGTATATAATGGCATCATCAATAGAACTATAGTTGACCAGGACGGTAGCTTAGGTTTAGGTCAGGTATACTTACAGTGGAAACATCGGTTTAATGAACAGTTGTCATTAGTTAGTGGTTTGCATGGTCAATATTTGTTCATGAATAATTCAGTTGCTGTAGAGCCAAGAGTTAATTTAAGTTATAAACTAAACAATAAGCATAGGGTAGGGCTTGGTTACGGACTCAATCATCAGATGCAGAGTATATACACCTATTATGTGCAAACAGCTACAACAACGGGAGTACAGCTAACCAATAAAAACTTAGACTTTACAAGAAGTAATCAGTTTGTAGCAACATATGATTGGAACTTTGCACCCAAAATGCGCTTTAAATTAGAGGCTTACTATCAATCCTTATCTAACGTTCCTGTTGAACAACGTGCTTCTTCTTATTCTGCTCTGAATAGTGGCTCTAGCTTTATTCCTGATGATGAAGATAGTCTGGTAAATAATGGAACAGGAACTAACTATGGTGTTGAAATGACTGTTGAGAAGTTCTTCAGCAATAATTATTACTTTCTAGTTACAGGCTCTCTTTTTGATAGCAAATACAAAGGTGGTGATGGTGTAGAAAGAAATACTGCTTTCAATACAGGATATGTACTAAATGTATTGGGAGGTAAAGAGTTCAAATTGGGTAAGAAAGGAAATAATATACTTTCATTGAACCTAAAAGTGGCAACAGTAGGTGGTAGATATTTTACTCCAATTGATCTACAAAGATCGCAAGCTGTAGGCGATGCTGTTTTTGATAGAGCTAATGCTTTTTCTGAAAAACAGAATAACTACTTTAGGGTAGACTTCAAGCTGAGCTATAGAAAAGAATATAAGAAAAGCACACTTGAAGCATCAATAGATCTACAAAACGTAACAAACAATAAGAACATCTTTAGTCAGGGCTTTGATCCAAGAAGGAACAGTATTTACAGTAATTACCAGCAAGGATTTTTCCCTGTGCCAATGGTAAGATATACTTTCTAG
- a CDS encoding hemolysin family protein, which yields MDHELLQLILYILGCLLLIGFFAGTEIAFISANKLNIELKKKQGTLTGKILSRFVENPAEYIGTSLVGVNVMLVIYGLLMTRLTQPYLEILPAPFNSEYIHLLLDTIFATIVVLLLAEFLPKAIFRSKAEQALNIFSLPMQLMYVILYPVAKIFVALSEFILKYLFNVRMKDNKTVFNRVDLEVFIKQTMHGHENDSNELNTELFENALYLVNVKIRKCMVPRNEVEAIELQTSIADVRAKFIKTKLSKIIVYDQTIDNIIGYVHHLDLNRRPKYIKEVLHKISAVPETMSAVDLMNNFTKERKSIAWVVDEFGGTAGIVTMEDVLEEIFGDINDEFDEEEYVEKQISENEYILSGRLELDYLNEKYNFNFPTDDSETLSGYIISNHETIPEQKERIIINHHEFDVLLVSDTRIETVKLKVLKQ from the coding sequence ATGGATCACGAACTCTTACAGCTCATATTATACATACTAGGTTGTTTATTGCTTATTGGTTTCTTTGCCGGAACAGAAATCGCATTTATCTCTGCCAATAAACTAAACATAGAGCTAAAGAAAAAGCAAGGCACATTAACAGGAAAGATACTCTCCCGCTTTGTTGAAAACCCTGCCGAATATATTGGTACCAGTCTGGTAGGTGTCAATGTGATGCTGGTGATATATGGTCTTTTAATGACCCGACTAACACAGCCTTATTTAGAGATACTCCCTGCACCATTCAACAGTGAGTATATACATCTATTGCTCGACACTATATTTGCTACCATAGTAGTATTATTACTGGCCGAGTTCCTTCCCAAAGCAATATTTAGATCAAAGGCAGAACAGGCATTGAATATATTCAGCTTGCCTATGCAGCTGATGTATGTTATCCTCTACCCTGTTGCTAAGATATTTGTAGCCTTATCCGAGTTTATATTAAAGTATCTCTTTAATGTAAGGATGAAGGACAACAAAACGGTGTTCAATCGTGTAGACCTCGAAGTTTTTATAAAACAGACCATGCATGGGCATGAGAATGACTCTAACGAGCTCAATACAGAGCTTTTTGAAAATGCCCTCTATCTGGTTAATGTAAAGATCAGAAAATGTATGGTGCCTAGAAATGAGGTGGAGGCCATAGAACTACAAACCTCTATTGCTGATGTAAGGGCAAAATTTATAAAAACTAAGCTTTCTAAGATCATTGTCTACGATCAAACCATTGATAATATAATCGGTTATGTACACCATTTGGACTTGAACAGAAGACCTAAGTACATAAAAGAAGTACTGCATAAGATAAGTGCCGTTCCCGAGACCATGAGTGCCGTTGACCTTATGAACAACTTTACCAAAGAGCGCAAAAGCATAGCTTGGGTGGTAGACGAGTTTGGAGGTACTGCAGGTATAGTAACCATGGAGGACGTATTAGAAGAGATATTTGGAGATATTAACGACGAATTTGACGAGGAGGAATATGTAGAAAAGCAAATATCTGAGAATGAATATATCCTATCAGGACGTTTGGAATTAGACTACCTGAACGAAAAGTACAATTTCAACTTCCCTACGGACGACTCTGAAACATTATCCGGATATATCATCTCTAATCATGAAACAATACCGGAACAGAAAGAACGCATTATCATTAACCATCACGAGTTTGATGTGCTATTAGTAAGTGATACGAGAATAGAAACCGTAAAGCTGAAAGTATTAAAACAATAA
- a CDS encoding 3-hydroxyanthranilate 3,4-dioxygenase: protein MAIQRPFNLNKWIEDNRHLLKPPVGNQCVYKEAGDFIVMVVGGPNSRKDFHYNESEELFYQLEGDITVRIVEDGKIVDIPIKAGEMFLLPPKVPHSPQRGENSVGLVIEKVRDEKDTDGFLWFCESCNEKLYDEYFHLTDIVTQLPPVMERFYKSEDKRKCSRCGSVMEAPTPKS, encoded by the coding sequence ATGGCTATACAAAGACCATTCAACCTTAATAAGTGGATAGAAGATAACCGTCATTTACTAAAACCACCTGTGGGCAACCAATGTGTGTACAAAGAGGCAGGAGATTTTATCGTTATGGTAGTTGGCGGACCAAATAGCCGTAAAGATTTTCACTACAACGAGAGTGAGGAGCTTTTTTATCAGCTGGAAGGAGATATAACTGTACGTATAGTAGAAGACGGCAAGATCGTAGACATTCCTATCAAGGCAGGAGAAATGTTCTTATTACCACCTAAAGTACCACATTCACCTCAACGTGGAGAGAACTCTGTAGGACTTGTAATAGAAAAAGTAAGAGATGAAAAAGACACAGATGGCTTTTTGTGGTTCTGTGAATCTTGCAACGAGAAGCTATATGATGAATACTTTCACCTAACAGACATCGTAACACAACTACCACCTGTTATGGAGCGCTTTTACAAAAGTGAGGATAAGAGGAAATGTTCTCGCTGTGGCAGCGTCATGGAAGCACCTACACCAAAATCATAA